Proteins encoded together in one Musa acuminata AAA Group cultivar baxijiao chromosome BXJ3-6, Cavendish_Baxijiao_AAA, whole genome shotgun sequence window:
- the LOC135640188 gene encoding receptor kinase-like protein Xa21: protein MEDQSRVASLPSSPPRAATHATGNCLYILPVLDLLPHHFEGGAMELPRVLLTSQYVRILLLLFLHSLFCLCHSATVDQPSGSETDRAALLAVRAAITEDPRGIMNSWNNTVHFCQWPGVACDDPDHRERVTTLALESKSLRGVISPSIGNLTYLGYLLLSSNCFYGEIPPEISRLAQLKDLNLSYNALNGTIPVSLGLCTNLLGIDFTGNLIPGNIPTQLGSLLKLLVLNLGLNKLVGDITPFLGNLSSLQQLDLSSNKLTGEIPSSLGKLSNLTYLDLSANKLVGGVPPSLGKLSSLRILSLASNALSGAIPPDLADLLTLEFLDLSNNSLSGEIPPSLGRVVPLQYLLLYNNTLTGSLPNSLGNLASLIYLYLSSNSLSGTIPPSITNLSSLQVLALSSNKLGGRLPEEIGRLTRLEFFLVSENGFSGSVPLSLYNISSLQTLSMAYNQLSGTLPLDIGDTLPDLSFLVMASNRLEGQIPWSLANATSLRQIDLGRNNF, encoded by the coding sequence ATGGAAGACCAGTCCCGAGTCGCCTCGCTGCCGTCGTCTCCACCACGCGCAGCGACCCATGCCACCGGCAACTGCCTCTATATTTTGCCGGTACTCGACCTCTTACCTCATCACTTTGAGGGTGGCGCAATGGAGCTCCCACGAGTACTGCTCACTTCCCAGTACGTACGCATCCTTCTCCTCCTTTTTCTACACTCCCTTTTTTGCCTGTGTCACTCTGCTACCGTAGACCAACCTTCGGGAAGCGAAACCGATCGGGCCGCCCTGCTCGCCGTCAGGGCAGCCATCACCGAAGACCCTCGCGGCATCATGAATTCGTGGAACAATACTGTCCACTTCTGCCAATGGCCGGGCGTCGCATGCGACGATCCCGACCACCGTGAGAGGGTCACCACCTTGGCCTTGGAATCCAAGAGCCTCCGGGGGGTCATCTCCCCTTCCATCGGAAACCTTACCTACCTTGGCTACCTGCTACTCTCAAGCAATTGCTTTTATGGTGAGATACCCCCGGAGATCAGTCGTTTGGCCCAGCTCAAGGACCTCAATCTGAGCTACAACGCCTTGAACGGCACCATTCCTGTTAGTCTTGGCCTCTGCACCAACCTCCTAGGCATCGACTTCACTGGCAATCTCATCCCTGGAAACATTCCCACACAGCTCGGTTCTCTTCTTAAGCTTCTTGTGTTGAACCTCGGGCTTAACAAGCTCGTCGGCGACATCACGCCTTTCCTGGGAAATCTTTCGTCCCTCCAACAACTTGATCTGTCGAGCAACAAGCTCACTGGAGAGATACCATCTTCCTTGGGAAAACTTTCCAATCTCACCTATCTTGATCTCTCAGCCAACAAGCTGGTCGGTGGCGTACCTCCTTCACTTGGGAAACTCTCTTCCCTCCGCATTCTCAGTCTCGCAAGCAATGCCCTCAGTGGAGCCATCCCACCGGATTTGGCAGACCTCTTGACCCTTGAGTTTCTGGATCTATCAAACAACAGCCTTTCTGGAGAGATTCCTCCATCGTTGGGTAGAGTCGTTCCTCTCCAGTACCTCCTTCTCTACAACAACACTCTCACAGGAAGCTTGCCGAATTCCTTGGGGAACCTAGCATCTCTAATTTACCTCTATCTCTCGTCAAATAGTCTCAGTGGGACGATCCCTCCCTCCATCACAAACCTGTCATCTCTTCAAGTTCTGGCTTTGTCATCCAACAAACTCGGAGGGAGGCTGCCGGAGGAAATAGGCCGTCTCACGCGCCTTGAGTTCTTCCTGGTGTCTGAGAATGGATTCTCTGGGAGCGTTCCTTTATCACTCTACAACATATCTTCTTTGCAAACGCTGAGCATGGCGTATAACCAGCTGTCAGGGACACTCCCACTAGATATAGGCGATACTCTACCCGATCTTAGCTTTCTCGTCATGGCCAGCAACCGGCTCGAGGGACAAATTCCATGGTCATTGGCTAACGCTACGTCGCTTCGACAAATCGACCTCGGCCGCAACAATttctga